In Gemmata obscuriglobus, a single genomic region encodes these proteins:
- a CDS encoding nuclear transport factor 2 family protein — translation MSNNKTVLEQANAAVTKGDNEGFLSFCTDDTLWTFVGDRVLRGKEAVRQWMAESYSQGPPELTVDHLIAEGEFVTAVGVVSTRDKGGKTTRYAYCDVWRVQDGKLAELRAFVIEEKG, via the coding sequence ATGTCGAACAACAAAACCGTGCTCGAACAGGCGAACGCAGCCGTCACGAAAGGCGACAACGAGGGCTTCCTGTCGTTCTGCACGGACGACACGCTGTGGACGTTCGTCGGCGACCGGGTTCTTCGGGGGAAAGAGGCCGTGCGCCAGTGGATGGCGGAGTCGTACAGTCAGGGGCCGCCCGAACTGACGGTCGATCACCTGATCGCAGAGGGCGAGTTCGTCACGGCGGTCGGCGTGGTGTCGACGAGGGATAAAGGCGGGAAGACGACCCGGTACGCGTACTGCGATGTGTGGCGGGTTCAGGACGGCAAGCTGGCCGAGCTGCGGGCGTTCGTCATTGAGGAGAAGGGCTGA
- a CDS encoding sterol desaturase family protein, with amino-acid sequence MDLERRLDRAVAGTVGEVVTTTTLYVLAAGILWIAFYVLLRRRVEHRKIGPKHPDWPQVRRETLHSLRSILVFGSVTFVVLIAAGYGLTQLYGKVEKYGWWWLPVSFALAVLLHDMYFYWTHRLMHHPRLFRRLHRTHHLSISPTPWAAYAFGVGEAVVQAGIGPLVVCLIPMHGLVFLAFMTWQIVWNVFGHLGYEIYPRWFLRTWVGKLVNTPTHHGLHHERFRGNYGLYFNVWDRLMGTNLPEYPARFEKAAGGSKTLAA; translated from the coding sequence ATGGATTTGGAGCGGCGGCTTGATCGGGCGGTAGCGGGAACGGTTGGCGAGGTGGTGACGACAACCACCCTGTACGTCCTTGCGGCCGGGATTCTGTGGATCGCCTTTTACGTCCTGCTCCGCCGCCGGGTAGAGCATCGCAAGATCGGCCCGAAGCACCCGGACTGGCCACAGGTCCGCCGGGAAACTCTTCACTCGCTCCGCAGCATCCTGGTGTTCGGTTCGGTCACGTTCGTGGTGTTGATCGCCGCAGGGTACGGGCTAACCCAACTCTACGGTAAGGTCGAGAAATACGGCTGGTGGTGGCTGCCGGTCAGCTTCGCTCTCGCGGTTCTGTTGCACGACATGTACTTCTACTGGACCCACCGGCTGATGCACCACCCGCGGTTGTTCCGCCGACTGCACCGCACCCATCACCTGTCGATCAGCCCGACCCCGTGGGCGGCGTACGCGTTCGGCGTCGGCGAAGCGGTCGTGCAGGCCGGTATCGGGCCACTGGTGGTGTGCCTGATCCCGATGCACGGGCTGGTGTTCCTGGCGTTCATGACGTGGCAGATCGTGTGGAACGTGTTCGGTCACCTGGGGTACGAGATCTACCCCCGGTGGTTCCTGCGGACGTGGGTTGGGAAGCTGGTGAACACTCCGACGCACCACGGACTCCACCACGAGCGGTTCCGGGGGAACTACGGGCTGTACTTTAACGTGTGGGACCGGCTGATGGGGACGAACCTGCCCGAGTATCCGGCCCGGTTCGAGAAGGCGGCCGGAGGCTCGAAGACGTTGGCCGCCTGA